In Triticum aestivum cultivar Chinese Spring chromosome 5B, IWGSC CS RefSeq v2.1, whole genome shotgun sequence, the following proteins share a genomic window:
- the LOC123113368 gene encoding protein Asterix isoform X2, with amino-acid sequence MKEATASGGGAAAGPNDPRQPGTARPYAPPKLSSQDLPVDYAGFLAVVFGVVGVMLHYKVCSWIAIIFCAQSLANMKNFENDLKQLSMAFMFAVMGLVTNYFGPRPGAAKR; translated from the exons ATGAAGGAGGCGACGGCGTcggggggcggcgcggcggcggggccgaACGACCCGAGGCAGCCGGGGACGGCGAGGCCGTACGCGCCGCCGAAGCTGTCGTCGCAGGACCTGCCCGTCGACTACGCGGGCTTCCTCGCCGTCGTCTTCGGCGTCGTCGGCGTCATGCTCCAC TACAAGGTTTGCTCGTGGATCGCCATCATCTTCTGCGCGCAGTCGCTGGCGAACATGAAGAACTTCGAGAATGACCTCAAGCAGCTCTCCATGGCTTTCAT GTTTGCTGTCATGGGTTTGGTGACGAACTATTTTGGGCCTCGTCCAGGCGCGGCAAAGCGCTAG
- the LOC123113368 gene encoding uncharacterized protein isoform X1 translates to MKEATASGGGAAAGPNDPRQPGTARPYAPPKLSSQDLPVDYAGFLAVVFGVVGVMLHVRSSQPGSLGHALLALAPPIRLRPRLRPSLRPSIFDLSSSWSSSASCSTTRFARGSPSSSARSRWRT, encoded by the exons ATGAAGGAGGCGACGGCGTcggggggcggcgcggcggcggggccgaACGACCCGAGGCAGCCGGGGACGGCGAGGCCGTACGCGCCGCCGAAGCTGTCGTCGCAGGACCTGCCCGTCGACTACGCGGGCTTCCTCGCCGTCGTCTTCGGCGTCGTCGGCGTCATGCTCCACGTACGTTCCAGCCAACCAGGCAGTCTCGGCCACGCGTTGCTCGCCCTCGCGCCTCCTATCCGCCTACGCCCCCGCCTGCGCCCCAGTCTACGCCCCAGTATTTTCGACCTCTCGTCGTCTTGGTCCTCGTCGGCGTCATGCTCCAC TACAAGGTTTGCTCGTGGATCGCCATCATCTTCTGCGCGCAGTCGCTGGCGAACATGA